A region from the Sandaracinus amylolyticus genome encodes:
- a CDS encoding serine/threonine-protein kinase: MSDESISWAHTLADKAQTIAAIDRRLPVTRSEDGAERSFEGDLRDLVGPPAQVDLGRVLGEGGMGVVRLGTQRSLSRQVAVKSVKATGPEHAARLLREAWVTGYLEHPNIVPVYDIVLDQGAPLIVLKRIDGTEWSALLRDPAEVTRRFGVADVLAWHVGILVQVCNAVHYAHTKGIIHRDLKPENVMIGEFGEVYVLDWGIALSLTHDHGGRILRATDATEMAGTPVYMAPEMVLAPPSGLDERTDVYLLGAILFEIIAGSAPHLAETPLAVLLQAARSAPEIPADVDDELASIVRHAMARDRSARCASADALKKALTAYLEHRGSSLLARDAEARLVALREAIAAPPDAEHRVRVAALFSECRFALEHALARWPESPVAQRALREAQLAMVEHALASQAPERAREILATIATPPAELAQRVDEALSRASRAREEIEALAARGREADPAIHHRARARLNLAFGSVWVALPLLGLFGERIGAGTWSGLAGLHLVLAVSAIVAVVLGRDWIVATVFNRVAHLSFCVAVVATSALHAAAYLVGLEPSTSEVLSIAVWLGVSGMAVVALDVRLALIPLANLVALLVSARWPEVRYFAMSAALFVLLVNAQWLYREQGRRAASE, translated from the coding sequence ATGTCCGACGAGTCGATCTCCTGGGCGCACACGCTCGCCGACAAGGCGCAGACGATCGCCGCGATCGATCGCCGGCTGCCCGTGACGCGCTCCGAGGACGGCGCCGAGCGCTCGTTCGAGGGCGACCTGCGCGACCTGGTCGGACCGCCGGCGCAGGTCGATCTCGGTCGCGTGCTCGGCGAGGGCGGCATGGGGGTCGTGCGGCTCGGCACCCAGCGCTCGCTCTCGCGTCAGGTCGCGGTGAAGTCGGTGAAGGCCACGGGGCCCGAGCACGCGGCGCGCCTTCTCCGCGAGGCGTGGGTCACGGGCTACCTCGAGCACCCGAACATCGTCCCGGTCTACGACATCGTGCTCGATCAGGGCGCGCCGCTGATCGTGCTGAAGCGCATCGACGGCACCGAGTGGAGCGCGCTCTTGCGCGATCCCGCCGAGGTCACGCGCCGCTTCGGCGTCGCCGACGTGCTCGCGTGGCACGTCGGCATCCTCGTGCAGGTCTGCAACGCGGTGCACTACGCGCACACCAAGGGGATCATCCACCGCGATCTGAAGCCCGAGAACGTGATGATCGGCGAGTTCGGCGAGGTGTACGTGCTCGACTGGGGCATCGCGCTCTCGCTCACCCACGATCACGGCGGGCGCATCCTCCGCGCGACCGACGCGACCGAGATGGCAGGCACGCCGGTGTACATGGCGCCCGAGATGGTGCTCGCGCCGCCCTCCGGGCTCGACGAGCGCACCGACGTCTACCTGCTCGGCGCGATCCTGTTCGAGATCATCGCGGGCTCGGCGCCGCACCTCGCGGAGACACCGCTCGCCGTGTTGCTGCAGGCCGCGCGCTCCGCGCCCGAGATCCCCGCCGACGTCGACGACGAGCTCGCGTCGATCGTGCGGCACGCGATGGCGCGCGATCGCTCCGCGCGCTGTGCGTCCGCCGACGCGCTCAAGAAGGCGCTCACCGCGTACCTCGAGCACCGCGGCTCGTCGCTGCTCGCGCGCGACGCGGAAGCGCGGCTCGTCGCGCTGCGCGAGGCGATCGCGGCCCCACCGGACGCCGAGCACCGGGTGCGCGTCGCCGCGCTCTTCAGCGAGTGTCGCTTCGCGCTCGAGCACGCGCTCGCGCGCTGGCCCGAGAGCCCCGTCGCGCAGCGCGCGCTGCGCGAGGCCCAGCTCGCGATGGTCGAGCACGCGCTCGCCTCGCAAGCGCCGGAGCGGGCACGGGAGATCCTCGCGACGATCGCCACGCCGCCCGCGGAGCTCGCGCAGCGCGTCGACGAGGCGCTCTCCCGCGCGTCGCGAGCGCGCGAGGAGATCGAAGCGCTCGCCGCGCGAGGACGCGAGGCCGACCCCGCGATCCACCATCGCGCGCGCGCACGCCTGAACCTCGCGTTCGGCAGCGTGTGGGTCGCGCTCCCGCTCCTCGGGCTCTTCGGCGAGCGCATCGGCGCGGGCACCTGGAGCGGGCTCGCCGGCCTCCATCTCGTCCTCGCGGTCAGCGCGATCGTCGCGGTGGTGCTGGGACGCGACTGGATCGTCGCCACGGTGTTCAACCGCGTCGCGCACCTCTCGTTCTGCGTCGCGGTCGTCGCGACCAGCGCGCTCCACGCCGCCGCGTACCTCGTGGGGCTCGAGCCGAGCACGTCCGAGGTGCTCTCGATCGCCGTGTGGCTCGGCGTCTCGGGGATGGCGGTGGTCGCGCTCGACGTGCGGCTCGCGCTCATCCCGCTCGCGAACCTCGTCGCGTTGCTCGTCTCCGCGCGCTGGCCCGAGGTGCGGTACTTCGCGATGTCGGCCGCGCTCTTCGTGCTGCTCGTGAACGCGCAGTGGCTCTACCGCGAGCAGGGCCGCCGCGCGGCCTCGGAGTGA
- a CDS encoding HugZ family protein, giving the protein MSSDHAGPKPTASATPRAGARAPSHAERCRTLAAQVRSGTLCTIARDPEGYPYGSLVAVAIDARGRPLLLLSRLAEHTQNLDARADASILLSEPADRHAQRLALGRVTLLGPCRVVPEPERAAARAAFLAIQPEAASYVDFGDFAFYRLDPIALRYVGGFGRMSWVSAEDYAAAEPDPLADAAAGILEHMNDDHADAVLAYARALAGIAEASAATMTAVDRYGFELAAITPAGPKAARIAFDAPVATSNEVRKAMVALVARARAAGG; this is encoded by the coding sequence ATGTCGAGCGATCACGCCGGTCCCAAGCCCACCGCGAGCGCGACACCCCGCGCGGGCGCTCGCGCGCCGAGCCACGCCGAGCGCTGCCGCACCCTCGCCGCGCAGGTGCGCTCGGGCACCCTGTGCACGATCGCGCGCGACCCCGAGGGGTACCCCTACGGATCGCTGGTCGCAGTCGCGATCGACGCGCGCGGCAGGCCGCTCCTGCTCCTCTCGAGGCTCGCCGAGCACACCCAGAACCTCGACGCGCGCGCCGACGCGTCGATCCTGCTGAGCGAGCCCGCGGACCGTCACGCGCAGCGCCTCGCGCTCGGCCGCGTCACGCTGCTCGGGCCCTGCCGCGTCGTGCCCGAGCCCGAGCGCGCCGCGGCGCGCGCCGCGTTCCTCGCGATCCAGCCCGAGGCCGCGTCGTACGTCGACTTCGGCGACTTCGCGTTCTACCGCCTCGACCCGATCGCGCTGCGCTACGTCGGTGGGTTCGGCCGCATGTCGTGGGTGAGCGCGGAGGACTACGCGGCGGCGGAGCCCGATCCGCTCGCCGACGCGGCCGCCGGGATCCTCGAGCACATGAACGACGATCACGCCGACGCGGTGCTCGCGTACGCGCGCGCGCTCGCCGGGATCGCCGAGGCGAGCGCCGCGACGATGACCGCGGTCGATCGTTACGGCTTCGAGCTCGCCGCGATCACGCCCGCGGGCCCGAAGGCGGCGCGCATCGCGTTCGACGCGCCGGTCGCGACGTCGAACGAGGTGCGCAAGGCGATGGTCGCGCTGGTCGCCCGCGCGCGTGCGGCGGGTGGCTGA
- a CDS encoding bleomycin resistance protein codes for MAGEVTIPILPVRSIDETIAFYEALGFAVTHRQVRPNGYVVVRREDIELHFFAMPRYDPATSYSTCYIRVPDPDALHASFAAGLKRALGRVPIRGMPRLTKPIDTSYGTRQFGAVDPSGNWLRIGKPNARSIEDDPVALASESELARALRIATRLAESKGDVEAALRVLEVALRRGGGSEAERAAATAYHDELGTRDAPDDPRP; via the coding sequence ATGGCCGGCGAGGTGACGATCCCGATCCTGCCCGTGCGCTCGATCGACGAGACGATCGCGTTCTACGAGGCGCTGGGGTTCGCGGTCACGCACCGGCAGGTACGGCCCAACGGGTACGTCGTGGTCCGGCGCGAGGACATCGAGCTGCACTTCTTCGCGATGCCTCGCTACGACCCGGCGACGTCGTACAGCACCTGTTACATCCGGGTGCCCGATCCCGACGCGCTGCACGCGTCGTTCGCGGCGGGGCTGAAGCGCGCGCTCGGTCGCGTGCCCATCCGCGGCATGCCGCGCCTCACCAAGCCGATCGACACGTCGTACGGCACGCGGCAGTTCGGCGCGGTCGATCCCAGCGGCAATTGGCTGCGCATCGGCAAGCCGAACGCGCGCTCGATCGAGGACGATCCGGTGGCGCTGGCGAGCGAGAGCGAGCTCGCGCGTGCGCTCCGCATCGCCACCCGTCTCGCCGAGTCGAAGGGTGATGTCGAGGCCGCGCTGCGCGTGCTCGAGGTCGCGCTGCGCCGCGGCGGAGGGAGCGAGGCCGAGCGCGCCGCGGCGACGGCGTACCACGACGAGCTCGGGACCCGCGATGCGCCGGACGATCCGCGCCCGTGA
- a CDS encoding YdeI/OmpD-associated family protein has translation MATKKTTKTASALDQLERLQPEDRAAWRAWLAKHHETSRGVWLVTYKKSSGKQTFDYEQAIEEALCFGWIDSKASKLDDERTMLLYTPRKPKSVWSKPNKERVARLLAAGRVEPRGLDAIELAKRTGAWDALNDSDALKVPDDLAARLDALPNARAHFEAFPKSTKHMILEWIRTAKKPETRAARIEQTATLAAKNLRAR, from the coding sequence ATGGCGACCAAGAAGACGACGAAGACCGCGAGCGCGCTCGACCAGCTCGAGCGCCTGCAGCCCGAGGATCGCGCCGCGTGGCGCGCGTGGCTCGCCAAGCACCACGAGACCTCGCGCGGCGTGTGGCTCGTCACCTACAAGAAATCGAGCGGCAAGCAGACGTTCGACTACGAGCAAGCGATCGAAGAGGCGCTCTGCTTCGGATGGATCGACAGCAAGGCCTCGAAGCTCGACGACGAGCGCACGATGCTGCTCTACACGCCGCGCAAGCCGAAGAGCGTGTGGTCCAAGCCCAACAAGGAGCGGGTCGCGCGGCTGCTCGCGGCGGGACGCGTCGAGCCGCGCGGGCTCGACGCGATCGAGCTCGCGAAGCGGACCGGCGCCTGGGACGCGCTGAACGACAGCGACGCGCTGAAGGTCCCCGACGATCTCGCGGCGCGCCTCGACGCGCTCCCGAACGCGCGCGCGCACTTCGAGGCGTTCCCGAAGTCCACCAAGCACATGATCCTCGAGTGGATCCGCACCGCGAAGAAGCCCGAGACGCGCGCGGCGCGGATCGAGCAGACCGCGACGCTGGCCGCGAAGAACCTGCGCGCGCGCTGA
- a CDS encoding MarR family winged helix-turn-helix transcriptional regulator produces MTLTRAGTALSGLAVEVFRLNGLLLEAGDRLTAPAGLTSARWQVLGVVEHEPASVADVARAMGLRRQTVQQTADALAREGLVRWKDNPGHARAKLMVVTAKGARALARVHQAHARWANALGRALGTTELEEAARMLRCIAEHLERKEA; encoded by the coding sequence ATGACGCTCACACGCGCCGGGACGGCGCTCTCGGGGCTCGCGGTCGAGGTGTTCCGGCTGAACGGGCTTCTGCTCGAGGCAGGTGATCGCCTCACCGCGCCCGCGGGGCTCACGAGCGCGCGCTGGCAGGTGCTCGGCGTCGTCGAGCACGAGCCGGCGAGCGTCGCCGACGTCGCGCGCGCGATGGGCTTGCGCCGGCAGACGGTGCAGCAGACCGCCGACGCGCTCGCGCGCGAGGGTCTGGTGCGCTGGAAGGACAACCCGGGGCACGCGCGCGCGAAGCTCATGGTCGTCACTGCGAAGGGCGCGCGAGCGCTCGCGCGGGTGCACCAGGCCCACGCGCGGTGGGCGAACGCGCTCGGGCGCGCGCTCGGGACGACCGAGCTCGAGGAAGCTGCGCGGATGCTGCGATGCATCGCGGAGCACCTCGAGCGGAAGGAGGCGTGA
- a CDS encoding CapA family protein has product MQSDTTTVFLGGDVMTGRGIDQILRAPASPELHEEWVRDARDYVRLAEDANGPIPREVEDGYVWGELADELARVAPSARVVNLETSLTARGEPWPDKPVCYRMSPSNVGCLRAARIDVCTLANNHVLDYGEVGLADTLDTLARAHIAVAGAGIDGPHAQRPARVPLAGGGDLVVLAVGCEDAGIPSEWAASAERAGVDLLPDLTSQSIARLCDRVRAIDRAGDLVVVSIHWGSNWGDDVTLSHVELAHRVIDAGGDVVHGHSSHHPRAIEVHGGRPIFYGCGDLLNDYEGIHGHEAHRPDLALAYFAELERSSGALVSLVMQPLRMRKLRLERASREDAEWLAARLDRVCERFGSRVVLTDDDRLALRWS; this is encoded by the coding sequence ATGCAGAGCGACACCACGACGGTCTTCCTCGGCGGTGACGTGATGACCGGGCGCGGCATCGATCAGATCCTGCGCGCGCCCGCGTCGCCCGAGCTCCACGAGGAGTGGGTGCGCGACGCGCGCGACTACGTGCGGCTCGCCGAGGACGCCAACGGTCCGATCCCGCGTGAGGTCGAGGACGGGTATGTGTGGGGCGAGCTCGCGGACGAGCTCGCGCGCGTGGCGCCGTCGGCGCGCGTGGTGAACCTCGAGACGAGCCTCACCGCGCGGGGTGAGCCCTGGCCGGACAAGCCGGTGTGCTACCGGATGAGCCCGTCGAACGTCGGGTGCCTGCGCGCGGCGCGCATCGACGTGTGCACGCTCGCGAACAACCACGTGCTCGACTACGGCGAAGTGGGGCTCGCGGACACGCTCGACACGCTCGCGCGCGCACACATCGCGGTCGCGGGCGCGGGCATCGACGGCCCGCACGCGCAGCGCCCGGCGCGCGTGCCGCTCGCAGGCGGTGGCGATCTCGTGGTGCTCGCGGTGGGCTGCGAGGACGCGGGGATCCCGAGCGAGTGGGCCGCGAGCGCGGAGCGGGCCGGGGTCGACCTGCTGCCGGATCTCACGTCGCAGTCGATCGCGCGTCTCTGCGACCGCGTGCGCGCGATCGATCGCGCGGGCGATCTCGTCGTGGTGTCGATCCACTGGGGCAGCAACTGGGGCGACGACGTGACGCTCTCGCACGTCGAGCTCGCGCACCGCGTGATCGACGCGGGCGGCGACGTGGTGCACGGGCACTCGTCGCACCATCCGCGCGCGATCGAGGTGCACGGCGGGCGCCCGATCTTCTACGGCTGCGGCGATCTGCTGAACGACTACGAGGGCATCCACGGCCACGAGGCGCACCGTCCCGATCTCGCGCTCGCGTACTTCGCGGAGCTCGAGCGATCGAGCGGCGCGCTGGTGTCGCTCGTCATGCAGCCGCTGCGGATGCGCAAGCTGCGGCTCGAGCGCGCGTCGCGCGAGGACGCGGAGTGGCTCGCGGCACGGCTCGATCGGGTGTGCGAGCGCTTCGGCAGTCGCGTCGTGCTCACGGACGACGATCGTCTCGCGCTGCGTTGGTCGTGA